Proteins encoded by one window of Salvia hispanica cultivar TCC Black 2014 unplaced genomic scaffold, UniMelb_Shisp_WGS_1.0 HiC_scaffold_1344, whole genome shotgun sequence:
- the LOC125198283 gene encoding protein phosphatase 2C 51-like, which yields MDMNFDELRQGSMAPECESGELAKPKNFCRKRMDPRRIKSVSSRKRRSDVRKEIESMEGAVLIRHGAVSIIGRRREMEDAVAAEVDFLQRGGRRYSFFGVYDGHGGWRVARDCSERLHKVLAEIVEGDVGEEIAWERVMAVGFRKMDEEVNKSGALVASTGSTAVVAVVGEEEVVVANCGDSRAVLSRGGVAVQISDDHKPDRPDE from the coding sequence ATGGATATGAATTTCGACGAATTGCGGCAAGGATCGATGGCGCCGGAGTGCGAGAGTGGGGAATTAGCGAAACCGAAGAATTTTTGCCGGAAAAGGATGGATCCGCGGCGGATTAAATCGGTTTCGAGTAGGAAAAGGCGATCGGATGTGAGGAAAGAGATCGAATCGATGGAAGGAGCGGTGCTGATTCGGCACGGGGCGGTGTCGATTATCGGCCGGCGGAGGGAGATGGAGGACGCGGTGGCGGCGGAGGTGGATTTTTTACAGAGAGGCGGGAGGAGGTACAGTTTCTTCGGAGTGTACGACGGCCACGGCGGGTGGCGCGTGGCGCGTGATTGCAGCGAGAGGCTGCATAAGGTGTTGGCGGAGATCGTGGAGGGAGATGTTGGGGAGGAGATAGCGTGGGAGAGAGTGATGGCGGTGGGGTTTAGGAAGATGGATGAGGAAGTGAATAAGAGCGGCGCGTTGGTGGCGTCGACCGGGTCGACCGCCGTTGTGGCGGTGGTCGGGGAGGAGGAGGTCGTGGTGGCGAACTGCGGTGATTCGAGGGCCGTGCTTTCGCGCGGCGGTGTTGCCGTACAGATATCCGATGATCACAAG